In Aquimarina sp. TRL1, a single window of DNA contains:
- a CDS encoding tol-pal system YbgF family protein, which yields MATYKKRGYKPKNKVEEVEQVEEQSTTAEVFNTLDEGASKTEEWVANNQKYIFMVVGAIAIVVLGYLGFQKFIQEPKEQTAANEMFQAQKYFDDALTGNTAVRDSLFNLALNGSNGQYGFLSIIEEYGGTKAANLSSYYAGVCYLKTKEYQKAIDHLDKFDGGGEVLGPLALGVIGDSFSELGQLDDALSYYEKAAKSKSNDYTAPRFLLKSAITAIELGKADVAITHLNRIKEEFSKSIEANQVDVHLGRAEAMLN from the coding sequence ATGGCAACTTATAAAAAACGAGGATATAAACCAAAGAATAAAGTAGAAGAAGTAGAACAGGTAGAAGAGCAGTCGACTACTGCTGAAGTTTTTAATACTTTAGATGAAGGAGCCTCCAAAACAGAAGAGTGGGTAGCCAACAATCAGAAATATATTTTTATGGTAGTTGGAGCTATTGCAATAGTAGTATTGGGGTATCTTGGTTTTCAAAAGTTTATTCAAGAACCAAAAGAGCAAACAGCAGCCAATGAAATGTTTCAGGCTCAGAAGTACTTTGATGATGCCTTGACAGGAAATACAGCCGTTCGTGACTCTCTTTTTAATCTAGCATTAAACGGAAGTAATGGGCAGTACGGATTCTTGAGTATTATTGAAGAATACGGAGGGACAAAAGCTGCAAACTTATCAAGCTACTATGCAGGTGTTTGTTATTTGAAAACAAAAGAATATCAAAAAGCAATTGATCATCTGGATAAGTTTGATGGAGGAGGAGAAGTGTTAGGACCTTTAGCTCTTGGGGTTATAGGAGATTCTTTCTCTGAACTAGGACAATTAGACGATGCGTTATCATACTATGAAAAAGCAGCAAAGTCAAAAAGTAATGACTACACAGCACCTAGGTTTTTATTAAAATCAGCAATTACTGCAATTGAATTAGGAAAAGCTGATGTAGCTATCACTCATTTAAATAGAATAAAAGAAGAGTTTTCTAAAAGTATAGAAGCAAATCAGGTAGATGTACACTTAGGGCGTGCAGAAGCTATGCTTAATTAG
- a CDS encoding DUF721 domain-containing protein: MSKRQNDHQLLKDVLKDFVKSNNLENGLDKVNVRDAWQQVMGSAINKYTHTITLEKSTLYIGLTSSVLREELSYGKEKIISNLNEALRKDLIKKIVLR; this comes from the coding sequence ATGAGCAAACGACAGAATGATCATCAGTTACTGAAAGATGTTCTCAAGGATTTTGTAAAAAGCAATAATCTGGAGAATGGTCTGGACAAAGTAAATGTACGGGACGCCTGGCAACAGGTCATGGGAAGTGCTATTAATAAATATACCCATACCATCACACTGGAGAAAAGCACCTTATATATAGGACTCACCTCATCAGTGTTAAGAGAAGAGCTTAGTTACGGTAAAGAAAAAATTATTTCTAACCTGAATGAAGCCCTTAGAAAAGATCTGATAAAAAAGATTGTACTTCGATAA
- a CDS encoding rhomboid family intramembrane serine protease, which produces MGRITDTVKTILIINIIFFIGSLTLGDAAYNLFALWFPKNSSFQIWQLLTHMFMHGSAGHIFFNMFALYMFGSHLEHTIGQNKFLFIYFSAGLGAVAFQILFTYFQFMPGYQAYMDAGLSDAEVIKFIEDALAKGRFSVYPQIPQEVTNTMITSYQTPMVGASGAIFGVLAAFAVLYPNLPLYIMFIPIPIKAKYLIGGYFLLDLYAGITGQAILGPSNVAHWAHIGGAVLGFIIMWYWKKNSFNQNRWN; this is translated from the coding sequence ATGGGAAGAATTACAGATACGGTAAAAACCATCTTGATTATTAATATCATTTTTTTTATAGGTTCGCTGACCCTGGGGGATGCAGCGTATAATTTATTTGCCTTGTGGTTTCCTAAAAATTCAAGTTTTCAGATTTGGCAGTTGCTTACTCATATGTTTATGCATGGGAGTGCGGGGCATATCTTCTTTAATATGTTTGCGCTGTATATGTTTGGAAGTCATTTGGAGCATACCATTGGTCAGAATAAGTTTTTGTTCATTTACTTCTCAGCAGGTTTAGGAGCGGTTGCATTTCAGATTCTTTTTACCTATTTTCAGTTTATGCCAGGATATCAGGCTTATATGGATGCAGGCTTATCTGACGCAGAAGTTATTAAGTTTATAGAAGATGCATTAGCTAAAGGGCGATTTAGTGTGTATCCGCAGATTCCACAAGAAGTAACTAATACAATGATTACATCGTATCAAACGCCTATGGTGGGAGCTTCTGGTGCCATCTTTGGAGTACTGGCAGCTTTTGCGGTACTATATCCGAATTTACCCTTGTATATTATGTTTATCCCTATTCCGATAAAAGCAAAATATCTCATCGGAGGCTATTTTCTATTGGATCTATATGCAGGAATCACGGGGCAGGCAATTTTAGGTCCTTCGAATGTTGCGCATTGGGCGCATATCGGGGGAGCAGTATTAGGGTTTATTATTATGTGGTACTGGAAAAAGAATTCTTTTAATCAAAATAGATGGAACTAA
- a CDS encoding HNH endonuclease signature motif containing protein, with protein MYFDNFVRLYFYKIGNTEYYYGQYYATTGKPLVKRSAANKRVFLQSLGYNKIPYGYEIDHIKPLSEGGTDDPSNMQLLTIEQHKRKTARERAKRSNSSYPVLKQKQYSNSTYHNRHNTSSISNSSYLETDLKKQTIYTGKNGGKSYIISNEKKVYLSPKKRTSNRYYSSSSYPIPTYSTPNNSSRRTILTGPRGGKYYINSNGNKTYIKKKHQTKLPNYR; from the coding sequence TTGTACTTCGATAATTTTGTTAGGCTATACTTTTACAAGATTGGAAATACCGAATATTATTACGGACAATATTATGCCACTACAGGCAAACCACTTGTAAAAAGAAGTGCTGCTAATAAAAGAGTTTTTTTACAATCATTGGGATATAACAAAATTCCATATGGCTATGAAATTGATCATATAAAACCTTTATCTGAAGGAGGTACAGATGACCCAAGTAATATGCAGTTACTAACCATTGAACAACACAAAAGAAAAACAGCGCGAGAAAGAGCCAAGAGAAGCAACTCTTCTTACCCAGTCCTAAAACAAAAACAGTATTCAAATTCAACTTATCATAATAGACACAACACTTCTTCTATTTCGAATTCAAGTTACTTAGAAACTGATCTCAAAAAACAAACCATTTACACTGGAAAGAACGGAGGAAAATCCTACATAATCAGCAATGAAAAAAAAGTATATCTAAGCCCTAAAAAAAGGACATCCAACAGGTATTACTCATCTTCCTCCTACCCAATCCCCACCTATTCAACTCCAAACAATTCATCGAGAAGAACAATTCTAACCGGACCAAGAGGAGGAAAATATTACATTAATTCCAATGGAAATAAAACATATATAAAGAAAAAACACCAAACAAAATTACCTAACTATAGATAG
- a CDS encoding DNA replication/repair protein RecF, producing the protein MILKSLSLLNYKNFESINFDFDEKINCLVGNNGVGKTNVLDAIYHLSFGKSYFNPITSQNIKHGTDFFLIEGAYQKNERDEKVTVSTKKGQKKVIKRNGKTYDTLSEHIGFLPLVIISPADRDLISGGSEGRRKFIDGVISQSDPTYLTTLLKYAKLISQRNSLLKYFAANHTFDATTLDIYNQQLHEYGSIIHEKRTNFLEIFTPIFINRYEMISSGKEKIALHYQSKLSDKPLLDLLEENIAKDRALQYTSVGTHKDDLSFEIEAYPIKKFGSQGQQKSFLIALKLAQFDFIKKESNVNPLLLLDDIFDKLDEKRVEHIVKLVDDQNFGQLFISDTHAERTETVVKRISQSYKIIKL; encoded by the coding sequence ATGATTCTAAAATCCCTGTCCTTATTAAATTATAAAAATTTTGAGTCGATTAATTTTGATTTTGACGAGAAGATAAACTGCCTTGTTGGGAATAATGGGGTTGGAAAAACAAATGTTCTGGATGCCATTTATCACCTGTCTTTTGGTAAAAGCTACTTTAATCCTATCACGAGTCAGAATATAAAACACGGAACTGATTTTTTCTTAATCGAAGGAGCATATCAAAAAAATGAACGTGATGAAAAAGTTACGGTAAGTACCAAAAAAGGACAAAAAAAAGTCATTAAAAGAAACGGAAAGACTTACGATACTCTTAGCGAACATATAGGGTTTCTTCCTCTGGTAATTATATCACCTGCTGATAGAGACTTAATTTCTGGAGGTAGTGAAGGACGACGTAAGTTTATAGATGGGGTAATTTCTCAGAGTGACCCTACCTACCTAACGACCTTATTAAAGTATGCGAAACTCATTTCACAGCGTAACTCTTTACTAAAGTATTTTGCTGCTAATCATACATTCGACGCAACTACGCTCGACATCTATAATCAGCAACTTCATGAGTACGGTTCTATTATCCACGAAAAACGCACTAACTTTTTAGAGATATTTACGCCTATCTTTATTAACAGATATGAAATGATCAGTTCTGGAAAAGAAAAAATAGCATTGCATTACCAAAGTAAACTCTCTGATAAACCACTACTCGACTTATTGGAGGAAAATATAGCAAAAGACAGAGCACTACAATACACAAGCGTGGGTACCCATAAAGATGATTTATCTTTTGAAATTGAAGCGTACCCCATTAAGAAGTTTGGAAGTCAGGGACAACAAAAGTCTTTTCTAATTGCTCTTAAATTAGCCCAATTTGATTTTATAAAAAAAGAAAGTAATGTCAACCCATTACTTCTATTAGATGATATTTTCGACAAATTGGATGAAAAACGAGTAGAGCATATCGTAAAACTAGTCGATGATCAAAATTTCGGACAGTTATTTATTAGTGATACTCATGCAGAAAGAACGGAGACCGTTGTCAAAAGAATTTCTCAATCGTATAAAATCATCAAACTATAG
- a CDS encoding lipocalin family protein — MTFKSILPTSVQYLFAIFLLVFSSCSRKNPEDLIPFINGYWEIERVRLHDGSLKEYGFNPIVDHFTIEGLKGMRTKLKPRLDGTFVRTNPGEPIELKIENDSLFIYYQKANSPYKETVISAKENEIVLKNAIGNTYFYKPYKKIVIQP, encoded by the coding sequence ATGACATTCAAATCAATACTCCCTACCAGCGTACAATACCTTTTTGCTATATTCCTATTGGTATTCAGTAGCTGTTCCCGGAAAAACCCTGAAGACTTAATCCCTTTTATTAACGGTTATTGGGAAATCGAACGGGTAAGGTTGCATGATGGTTCTCTAAAAGAATATGGATTCAACCCCATTGTAGACCATTTTACTATTGAAGGACTAAAAGGGATGCGTACAAAGCTAAAACCTCGATTAGATGGTACTTTTGTCCGAACCAATCCCGGAGAACCTATCGAGCTAAAAATAGAAAATGACAGCCTGTTTATCTATTACCAAAAAGCAAATTCCCCGTATAAGGAAACTGTTATTTCTGCCAAAGAAAATGAGATTGTCCTCAAAAATGCTATTGGAAATACGTATTTTTACAAACCTTATAAAAAGATTGTAATACAACCATGA
- a CDS encoding DUF6122 family protein: MTRFLIHYGCHFIIPVFFALIWYPKTWKKTYLIFLAAMLIDLDHLFANPVFDPNRCSVGFHYLHTYIAIGSYFVLTAFKKTRLIGFSLLWHILTDQIDCWLM; encoded by the coding sequence ATGACACGTTTTCTAATCCATTATGGTTGTCATTTTATCATCCCTGTATTTTTTGCACTTATATGGTATCCAAAAACATGGAAAAAAACATACCTTATTTTTTTAGCTGCCATGCTGATTGATCTCGATCACTTATTTGCTAATCCTGTATTTGACCCTAACCGATGTAGCGTAGGCTTTCATTACCTTCATACATACATCGCTATTGGTTCATATTTCGTATTAACCGCATTTAAAAAAACCAGACTCATAGGTTTTTCTCTATTGTGGCATATACTCACAGATCAAATAGATTGCTGGTTGATGTAA
- the mutL gene encoding DNA mismatch repair endonuclease MutL, whose protein sequence is MSDIIQLLPDHVANQIAAGEVVQRPASVVKELLENAIDAKASSIKLIVKEAGKTLIQIIDDGVGMSVTDARMSFERHATSKIRKAEDLFDLTTKGFRGEALASIAAIAHVELKTARAEDEVGTEIKIEGGKVIAQEACVTPQGTSISVKNLFYNIPARRNFLKSNSVELRHIIDEFHRVAMVHPDIKFEMYHNNTEVFSLPGSNQRQRIVRIFGGKTNEKLVPIQEETDLVTITGFVGKPQFAKRTRGEQFFFVNDRFIKSAYLNHAVNSAFEGLLKEKTHPSYFIYLQVDPKSIDINIHPTKTEIKFDDEHSLYAMLRSTIKHSLGQFNVAPVLDFDRDASMDTPYEYKDKAIKNPVIEVDRSFNPFKEEGSFSSVQHTSSSEPVTKSSSFSKNTEKSSFPVFKKEKTADWENLYVGLENVEAAESSGEEEKVSSIQYESTAVTGSLFENDTVTSQDTNATYQLRRKYIVTTIKSGMIIIHQHRAHQRILYEELLKDITMANAVSQQLLFPLQLSFSIQEVETLQTIKEQLENTGFVFGEIKKEEVEIKGIPTAVTESEVSVLLEQLIGDLENEVPDSGFSQTDVLARSMAKSIAVRTGVNLEEEQLQHIVNSLFACTEPSVTPDNKATFITLTLDEIDKKF, encoded by the coding sequence ATGTCTGATATTATTCAATTATTACCTGACCATGTAGCGAATCAAATTGCCGCAGGAGAAGTGGTGCAACGCCCGGCTTCAGTGGTAAAAGAACTTCTGGAAAATGCTATTGATGCGAAGGCAAGCAGTATAAAACTAATTGTAAAAGAAGCAGGAAAAACCCTGATCCAGATTATTGATGATGGAGTGGGGATGAGTGTTACGGATGCGCGAATGAGTTTCGAGCGTCATGCAACTTCCAAAATAAGAAAAGCAGAAGACCTTTTTGATCTCACTACTAAAGGATTTAGAGGAGAAGCGCTAGCCTCTATAGCGGCGATAGCCCATGTAGAATTAAAAACAGCAAGAGCAGAAGATGAAGTAGGAACAGAAATTAAAATTGAAGGAGGTAAAGTTATTGCTCAGGAAGCTTGTGTTACACCTCAGGGGACCTCAATTAGTGTTAAAAATCTGTTTTATAATATTCCGGCAAGAAGGAACTTTCTAAAATCTAATTCAGTAGAATTACGGCATATTATTGATGAGTTTCACCGGGTAGCTATGGTACACCCGGATATTAAATTCGAAATGTATCACAATAATACAGAGGTGTTTAGTTTGCCAGGGTCTAATCAACGCCAGCGTATCGTTCGGATTTTTGGAGGAAAAACCAATGAAAAATTAGTGCCAATACAAGAAGAAACTGATTTGGTAACGATCACTGGTTTTGTAGGAAAACCACAGTTTGCTAAACGAACCAGAGGAGAGCAATTCTTTTTTGTAAATGATCGTTTTATAAAAAGTGCATACCTAAACCATGCGGTGAACTCTGCATTTGAAGGACTGCTAAAAGAAAAAACACATCCGAGTTATTTTATTTACCTGCAGGTGGATCCAAAATCTATTGATATTAATATTCATCCTACAAAAACAGAAATAAAATTTGATGATGAGCATTCTTTATATGCAATGTTGCGATCTACTATTAAGCATAGCTTAGGACAGTTTAATGTAGCTCCAGTATTGGATTTTGATAGAGATGCTTCCATGGATACTCCGTATGAATATAAGGATAAGGCGATCAAAAATCCGGTTATTGAAGTGGATCGTAGTTTTAATCCATTTAAAGAAGAGGGATCTTTTTCTTCTGTTCAACATACATCGTCATCGGAGCCGGTGACAAAATCGTCTTCTTTTTCGAAGAATACAGAAAAGAGTTCCTTCCCTGTGTTCAAAAAAGAGAAAACAGCCGACTGGGAGAATTTATATGTGGGATTGGAAAATGTAGAAGCAGCTGAGTCATCCGGAGAAGAAGAGAAAGTATCTTCTATACAATATGAAAGTACTGCTGTAACAGGTTCTCTTTTTGAAAATGATACAGTAACTTCGCAGGATACCAATGCGACCTATCAATTAAGGAGAAAATATATTGTTACTACGATCAAAAGTGGTATGATTATTATCCATCAGCACCGGGCACACCAGCGGATATTATACGAAGAGTTACTGAAAGATATTACTATGGCAAATGCAGTAAGTCAGCAATTGTTATTTCCTCTTCAGTTATCATTTTCTATTCAGGAGGTAGAAACCTTACAAACAATAAAAGAACAATTAGAAAATACAGGTTTTGTTTTTGGGGAAATAAAAAAAGAAGAAGTAGAGATTAAAGGAATTCCTACAGCTGTAACAGAAAGTGAAGTTTCTGTATTGTTAGAGCAGCTGATAGGGGACTTAGAAAATGAAGTGCCGGATAGTGGATTCTCTCAGACAGATGTATTAGCTAGGTCTATGGCTAAAAGTATTGCGGTCAGAACAGGAGTGAATCTGGAAGAAGAGCAGTTGCAGCACATTGTTAATAGTCTTTTTGCATGTACGGAACCTTCCGTAACACCAGATAATAAGGCTACATTCATCACGTTAACCTTAGACGAAATAGATAAGAAGTTTTAG
- a CDS encoding endonuclease/exonuclease/phosphatase family protein: MNSIAAFTLLLSYLLPYVSPKTFPLLSVLSLAVPVLIVINVLFFMYWAILFKRKLLLSLIVLLLGVSHVRSLYKIKGKEVKEEAGNSLSLLSYNVHSFNRFRWIDSDSIPVNISQLVKEVKPDIFCAQEYYDNPDIDFSQYAHKYQIYNNDNGELALVIYTRYPIVHKGSLNLKNTANNIIFADIAIPNDTVRVYNVHLQSHKLNSQIEDLDLNEENSDKLLRSIQVSFKKQQTQAEKLMTHMSASPYKNIIMGDFNNTAYSYVYEKIKSKGLKDAYKEAGEGFGKTFKFDLFPARIDFILVPEEYEVLSFKSDTREFSDHFPIFSSVKL, encoded by the coding sequence GTGAATTCAATAGCAGCTTTTACGCTGTTATTGTCATATTTATTGCCGTATGTTTCTCCTAAGACATTTCCGTTATTGTCGGTTCTTAGTTTGGCAGTTCCTGTTCTGATCGTTATCAACGTACTCTTTTTTATGTATTGGGCAATTTTATTCAAGCGAAAGTTATTGTTGTCGTTGATTGTATTGCTGTTAGGGGTGTCTCATGTGCGCTCTTTGTATAAAATTAAAGGAAAAGAAGTGAAAGAAGAGGCAGGGAACTCGCTTTCTTTGCTTAGTTATAATGTGCATAGTTTTAATCGTTTTCGCTGGATCGACTCAGATTCAATACCTGTAAATATTTCTCAGTTGGTGAAAGAGGTAAAACCAGATATTTTTTGCGCACAGGAATATTACGATAATCCGGATATAGATTTTAGTCAGTATGCGCATAAGTATCAAATCTACAATAATGATAACGGAGAATTGGCACTGGTTATTTATACCAGATATCCAATTGTTCACAAAGGATCACTAAATCTGAAAAATACAGCGAATAACATCATTTTTGCGGATATAGCAATACCGAATGATACTGTACGGGTTTATAATGTGCATTTACAATCTCATAAGCTGAATTCGCAGATAGAGGATTTGGATCTCAACGAAGAAAACTCGGATAAGTTATTAAGGAGTATTCAGGTGTCGTTTAAAAAGCAACAAACCCAGGCAGAGAAATTAATGACGCATATGTCAGCTTCTCCTTATAAAAATATTATTATGGGTGACTTTAATAATACAGCTTATTCGTATGTATATGAAAAAATCAAATCAAAAGGATTGAAAGATGCATATAAAGAAGCAGGAGAGGGGTTTGGTAAGACGTTTAAGTTTGATTTATTCCCGGCCAGAATAGACTTTATATTAGTTCCTGAGGAGTATGAGGTATTGAGTTTTAAAAGTGATACAAGAGAGTTTTCAGATCATTTCCCGATATTCTCAAGTGTAAAACTGTGA
- a CDS encoding WbqC family protein: MYFGTIAQYSAIAQAKEIIFENEDNFQKQTYRNRMHVYGANGKLLLSIPTKHNKDIGRKKYKDILIENDFAWQKNHWKSLESAYRTSPFFEFYEDDIAPLFHTKKDFLLDFNYECIDVITDCLQLDYAYTKSTSFLAEDTADTIDLRSLVNAKKETSFQQAPYTQVFNEKHGFIPNLCILDLLFTEGPNALHYLENQPIIP; this comes from the coding sequence ATGTATTTTGGAACTATAGCACAGTATAGTGCTATAGCTCAGGCGAAGGAAATCATTTTTGAAAATGAAGATAACTTCCAAAAACAAACCTATAGAAACAGAATGCATGTTTATGGTGCTAACGGCAAGCTTCTTTTGAGCATTCCTACAAAACACAATAAGGACATTGGAAGAAAAAAATACAAAGACATCCTGATTGAAAATGATTTTGCCTGGCAAAAAAATCACTGGAAATCATTAGAATCTGCCTATAGAACTTCTCCCTTTTTTGAATTCTACGAAGATGACATTGCTCCTTTGTTTCATACAAAGAAAGATTTCCTTTTGGATTTTAACTACGAATGCATAGATGTAATCACTGATTGTTTACAGCTAGATTATGCATATACAAAATCCACTTCTTTTCTAGCAGAAGATACTGCTGATACTATTGATTTACGTTCCCTTGTAAACGCGAAAAAAGAAACAAGCTTCCAACAAGCCCCCTATACGCAGGTCTTTAATGAGAAACACGGTTTTATTCCTAATCTATGCATCCTAGATCTTCTATTCACAGAAGGACCTAATGCATTACATTATTTAGAAAACCAACCGATTATCCCATAA
- the ribH gene encoding 6,7-dimethyl-8-ribityllumazine synthase has product MATENKNLSNYDKATIPNSKDFRFGIVVSEWNDAITEGLFQGAFDALTDCGVLKDNIVRWNVPGSFELIYGCKKMRESYDMLDAVIAIGSVIQGETKHFDYVCEGVTHGIKDLNIQGDIPVIFCVLTDNTLQQSIDRSGGKHGNKGTEAAIAAIKMAQLRKEATF; this is encoded by the coding sequence ATGGCTACAGAAAATAAAAATTTATCAAATTACGATAAAGCAACAATCCCAAATTCGAAGGACTTTCGGTTTGGGATTGTTGTTTCAGAATGGAATGATGCAATAACAGAGGGGTTATTTCAGGGGGCTTTTGATGCACTTACAGATTGTGGAGTTCTTAAGGATAATATTGTCCGATGGAATGTTCCAGGGAGTTTTGAGCTTATCTACGGATGCAAAAAGATGAGAGAAAGTTATGATATGCTCGATGCAGTGATTGCTATTGGGAGTGTGATACAGGGAGAGACGAAGCACTTTGATTATGTGTGCGAAGGAGTTACCCATGGGATTAAGGATCTAAATATACAGGGGGATATTCCGGTTATTTTTTGTGTGTTGACTGATAATACATTACAGCAATCTATAGATCGTTCTGGAGGAAAACATGGAAATAAAGGAACGGAGGCAGCAATTGCCGCTATAAAAATGGCACAGTTGAGAAAAGAAGCTACGTTTTAA
- a CDS encoding rhomboid family intramembrane serine protease, giving the protein MALLDDLKRKYSLASMSERLIAINLIIFVCYHLINTSLRLFQVKAFDLNTWLAFPQEVSELLIKPWTLFSYAFFHEGLWHILLNMIVFHFSARFFSTYFSGKRLLTVYLLGGVCGAVLFSLAYGVFPLFESISANNLRGASGAIMAVMFVVVGYAPHLKVRLFFLGEISFWWIALFFVMQDIISIPTMENSGGNFAHLGGALFGYIYALQLKKGNDIGAWFEKWMDSLVSFFKPKKKSPLKTVHKTHKTSKNTSRSSRAERPNQKEIDAILDKISKSGYESLTKKEKDLLFKAGKE; this is encoded by the coding sequence ATGGCGCTACTCGATGATTTAAAGCGTAAGTATAGTCTGGCGTCTATGTCAGAAAGACTGATAGCAATCAATCTAATCATTTTTGTGTGTTATCATTTGATAAATACGTCACTGCGTTTATTTCAGGTAAAAGCTTTTGATTTGAATACCTGGCTGGCATTTCCGCAAGAAGTTTCGGAATTGTTGATAAAGCCATGGACACTGTTTAGTTATGCGTTTTTTCATGAAGGATTATGGCATATTTTGTTGAATATGATAGTATTTCATTTTTCTGCTAGATTTTTTAGTACTTATTTTTCGGGAAAACGTTTGTTGACGGTCTATTTGCTTGGAGGCGTTTGTGGGGCTGTTCTGTTTTCATTGGCATATGGAGTGTTTCCTCTTTTTGAATCGATATCGGCAAACAACCTCAGAGGTGCTTCAGGAGCTATTATGGCTGTGATGTTTGTTGTGGTAGGCTATGCCCCGCATCTGAAAGTACGATTGTTTTTTTTAGGAGAAATTAGTTTTTGGTGGATTGCCTTGTTTTTTGTGATGCAGGATATTATAAGTATTCCTACTATGGAAAATTCAGGAGGTAATTTTGCTCATTTAGGAGGGGCTCTTTTTGGATATATCTATGCGTTGCAATTAAAGAAAGGAAATGATATTGGAGCTTGGTTTGAGAAATGGATGGATAGTTTGGTAAGCTTTTTTAAACCGAAAAAGAAAAGTCCGTTAAAAACAGTGCACAAAACTCATAAAACATCTAAAAATACTTCTCGAAGCTCAAGAGCTGAACGTCCAAATCAAAAAGAAATAGATGCGATTTTGGATAAAATAAGTAAGAGTGGGTACGAGAGTTTGACTAAAAAAGAAAAAGATCTTTTGTTTAAAGCAGGGAAAGAATAG